The Desulfomicrobium orale DSM 12838 genome includes a window with the following:
- a CDS encoding IS5 family transposase (programmed frameshift): MSQLFYLSAEQLERIKPFFPLSYCIPRVDDLKVISGIIYVIKHGLQWKDAPREYGPYKTLYNRFLRWSRMGVFNNIFTELAKTAGKDGRLMIDATHLKAHRTAAGLLKKGLFSRCIGRTKGGLNSKLHAVCDGHGRPLAMKLTEGQVSDYKGATLLMDALPEARELLADRGYDADWFRDALCARGITPCIPPRRSRKRPCPYDKNLYKQRHKIEIMFGRIKDWRRIAMRYDRCAHTFFSALCLAASVIFYLN, from the exons CTTTTCTATCTTTCTGCCGAACAACTGGAGCGTATCAAGCCGTTCTTTCCACTTTCATACTGTATTCCACGCGTCGATGACCTGAAAGTCATAAGCGGCATCATTTATGTCATCAAACATGGCCTGCAATGGAAAGATGCTCCGCGTGAGTATGGCCCGTATAAAACGCTGTACAACCGCTTTTTGCGCTGGAGCCGGATGGGCGTCTTCAACAATATTTTTACCGAATTGGCAAAAACAGCGGGAAAAGATGGACGATTGATGATCGATGCAACCCACCTCAAGGCGCATCGTACCGCCGCAGGCTTGCTCAAAAAGGGGCTCT TTTCCCGCTGCATCGGACGCACAAAGGGCGGCCTGAACTCCAAACTCCATGCTGTTTGCGACGGTCACGGCAGGCCTCTGGCCATGAAGCTCACAGAAGGCCAGGTAAGCGACTACAAAGGAGCCACCCTGCTTATGGATGCTTTGCCTGAGGCCAGGGAGCTGCTGGCGGACCGTGGTTACGACGCCGACTGGTTCCGTGACGCCCTGTGCGCCAGAGGCATTACGCCCTGCATCCCGCCCAGAAGGAGCCGGAAGAGACCCTGCCCGTACGATAAAAATCTGTATAAACAGCGGCACAAGATCGAGATCATGTTTGGCAGGATCAAGGACTGGCGCAGAATTGCCATGCGTTATGACCGCTGCGCGCATACCTTCTTTTCAGCTCTGTGCCTCGCGGCTTCCGTCATATTCTATCTCAATTAA
- a CDS encoding IS4 family transposase — protein sequence MCGKRNHHNILPHKEILDLSHHNTLFSQTLSLIPRHVFQKLERRHKTGRSSRQFGFKEQFTVMAFIQLAARRSMRDGLRCLEAAGNRLYHWGLKNVARSTFADANNSRPVGFFKDLFAEMYGLCAAKAPKHKFRFKSKLFSLDATTIKLCLSLFPWASFRQAKGGVKVHTLLDHDGHIPAFATVTDAKIHESRIAQAMELPKGSIVVFDKGFTSYPWFRLLGAKGVFFVTRLKRNAVFKLLERRLVNRKTGVTSDHIIEVSSRGKSLRLRRIGYRDQETGKHYEFLTNHFRLSAKTIADIYKDRWQIELFFKEIKQNLRIKTFVGNSENAVLIQIYTALTVYLLLAYQKFLSRLGLSVQQLFQLIQLNLLGEASLDELLNPRRRKFDNSYNFKLLDYIA from the coding sequence ATGTGTGGTAAAAGAAATCACCACAACATCTTGCCACACAAGGAGATTCTGGACTTGAGTCACCATAATACACTATTCTCCCAGACGCTATCTCTGATTCCCAGACATGTTTTTCAGAAACTCGAAAGACGGCACAAAACCGGGCGCTCGTCGCGTCAATTCGGTTTCAAGGAGCAGTTCACGGTCATGGCCTTCATCCAGCTTGCCGCAAGACGTTCCATGCGCGATGGCCTGCGCTGCCTTGAGGCTGCGGGAAACCGCCTGTATCACTGGGGACTGAAAAACGTGGCCCGCTCGACCTTTGCTGACGCGAACAATTCTCGCCCCGTAGGCTTTTTCAAGGATCTGTTCGCCGAGATGTACGGCCTGTGCGCCGCAAAAGCCCCGAAGCACAAATTCCGTTTCAAATCCAAATTGTTCAGTCTGGACGCCACCACCATAAAGCTTTGCCTGTCGCTTTTTCCCTGGGCCTCGTTTCGGCAGGCCAAGGGCGGCGTCAAAGTACATACCTTGCTGGATCACGATGGCCATATCCCGGCTTTCGCAACCGTCACCGACGCCAAAATCCATGAAAGCCGCATAGCTCAGGCTATGGAGTTGCCCAAAGGCTCCATCGTGGTCTTTGACAAGGGCTTCACCAGCTATCCCTGGTTTCGGCTCCTCGGGGCAAAGGGCGTCTTTTTTGTGACCCGGCTCAAGCGCAACGCCGTTTTCAAACTCCTGGAGCGCCGCCTCGTGAATCGCAAGACCGGCGTTACTTCCGATCACATCATTGAAGTCTCCAGCCGGGGAAAATCCTTACGCTTGCGCCGTATCGGCTATCGTGACCAGGAAACCGGGAAACACTACGAATTTTTGACCAACCATTTCCGGCTTTCGGCGAAAACCATCGCCGACATCTATAAAGACCGCTGGCAAATCGAGCTCTTCTTCAAGGAAATCAAACAAAATTTGCGCATAAAGACCTTCGTCGGCAACTCGGAAAATGCGGTTCTGATCCAGATTTACACGGCCCTGACGGTTTACCTGCTCCTCGCGTACCAGAAATTCCTCAGCCGTCTCGGACTCTCCGTACAGCAACTCTTCCAGCTCATTCAACTCAACCTGCTCGGCGAGGCCTCCTTGGATGAACTCCTGAATCCCAGACGACGAAAATTCGATAATTCATATAACTTCAAACTGTTAGATTACATCGCTTAG
- a CDS encoding SDR family oxidoreductase, translated as MTTIAVTGAAGQLGRYVIAKLKEKIAPSDIVAIVRNTSKSKNLGVAVRQADYTDPGALGAAMQGIDKLLLISGNEIGKRIAQHRNIIDAAKKAGVKHIVYTSLLRADTSPLSVAREHPVTESDLKHSGVDYTILRNGWYTENYTSSIPAALENNAFYGSAGEGKISSAAREDYAEAAVAVLTSTGHEGKTYELAGDTAYTLADLAAEVSRQSGKKIPYVNIPEADYAAALVQAGVPEDFAALIAGWDADAEKGALFSEDRTLSRLIGRPTTPLDKMVQAALRV; from the coding sequence ATGACTACTATAGCTGTCACTGGTGCTGCTGGACAACTTGGCCGATATGTTATTGCTAAACTGAAGGAGAAAATAGCTCCATCTGACATCGTTGCCATTGTGCGTAACACTTCCAAATCCAAAAATCTGGGCGTAGCCGTACGGCAAGCTGATTATACCGATCCAGGTGCATTGGGCGCCGCGATGCAGGGGATAGATAAGCTGTTATTAATCTCTGGAAACGAAATAGGAAAGCGTATTGCTCAGCATAGAAATATCATTGATGCCGCAAAAAAAGCGGGTGTGAAGCATATCGTGTACACAAGCTTGTTGCGTGCTGATACGTCTCCTCTGAGTGTCGCTCGGGAGCACCCTGTCACCGAATCTGATCTGAAACATTCCGGTGTTGACTACACCATTTTGCGCAATGGCTGGTACACTGAAAATTACACCAGTTCAATTCCTGCGGCGCTGGAGAACAATGCCTTTTATGGCAGTGCGGGCGAGGGTAAAATTTCTTCCGCCGCCCGTGAGGATTATGCCGAGGCTGCTGTGGCCGTACTGACTTCTACCGGGCATGAAGGCAAGACTTATGAGCTTGCAGGCGATACCGCGTACACTCTGGCGGATTTAGCTGCTGAAGTTTCCAGACAGTCAGGCAAAAAGATTCCTTATGTGAATATTCCTGAAGCTGACTATGCTGCCGCGCTGGTTCAGGCGGGTGTGCCAGAAGATTTTGCCGCTCTGATCGCAGGCTGGGACGCAGACGCAGAAAAGGGTGCATTGTTCAGCGAAGACCGGACTCTTTCCCGATTGATTGGCCGCCCGACCACACCGCTGGATAAAATGGTGCAGGCTGCACTGAGGGTATGA
- a CDS encoding insulinase family protein, whose translation MTSIRTLCFVLLLTGQAVAGQIRVSDTDSRQYRALKLDSGLEVLLVRDERAAKAAAAVAVGVGSLDNPDSQLGLAHYLEHMLFLGSASYPGAEDYQAFISRNGGRTNASTGYTSTTYMMEVDPPAFAEALHRMADTLARPLLNPVYADKERNAVNAEMESLKYSDGRRMAMLALSTLNPAHPASRFSGGNLETLSDKPGSVLQEELIRFHRRHYRGNLMKAALYGPQSLDELETLARKELAAIPGDGAEIPAPAAPPVTDQEQGLIFGVRPVGEVRSLTVEFVLPGFQNDRTSKPVQALAAVLGTETEHSLVDVLRRKGLALGLSAGGDTETLRNGVSLSLSVRLTEKGDQNRDEVLGMIFAYLEMLRTRGIGPEYFDQTRDMMNMEFRFAPMSSGFDYVLGAAGLMLRYPVEDVNYGPYRMDAFAREAVAGILSRMTPDRARVFQVGMDQPADKKAFFYETPYSVRPIGQDDLARWKEAARAEEFRLPVLNPFVPDDFSLVASAPGKPHRLVDKPGLRVWQAASRFRHEPKAILLTRLQSAHFSSTPAQEAMQGILLELWNQNQAGLHYQAQEAGLDLSVSGDGGLLVRIGGFSQHQADLLPRVLAFLDQKIGPEAFEQARAEYLRGLANMAKRGVFGQAMQTMGNLVRVPSWSRKSLENAAKTITLEDWTAWLHAVRGDMDCTVFGFGNISAGTLTDLGRVLAPYATASGPAESRRILPVPGVTADYRESIALEDSVLVELFLDPEPGENARARAMLLEELLSTRFYSRLRTEEQLGYIVTTFPVMFAHCAGVGFGAQSPVAGTAELADRFGSFFFHALEQMRGVTAEEFETVRQGALASITRTPDTLEEEFGWLEADLRLGNAAFDGRTRLTEALRRTTLPEVVRLYETLILGPRGTRVLIQAQGQRFQDAGFAQKSGAVEVTEPEGFQALMGTQRYRGL comes from the coding sequence ATGACTTCCATCCGTACACTGTGTTTTGTGCTGCTGCTCACCGGACAGGCCGTGGCCGGGCAGATCCGCGTTTCGGATACGGATTCCCGCCAGTACCGCGCCCTGAAACTGGATTCCGGCCTGGAGGTGCTGCTGGTCCGCGACGAACGCGCGGCCAAGGCTGCGGCGGCCGTAGCCGTCGGCGTGGGCAGCCTGGACAACCCCGACTCCCAGCTCGGTCTGGCGCACTATCTGGAGCACATGCTTTTTCTGGGCTCCGCCTCCTATCCCGGAGCGGAGGACTATCAGGCTTTCATCAGCCGCAACGGCGGCCGGACCAATGCCTCCACCGGCTACACATCCACCACGTACATGATGGAAGTGGACCCGCCCGCCTTCGCCGAAGCCCTGCACCGCATGGCCGACACGCTGGCCCGCCCCCTGCTGAACCCGGTCTATGCGGACAAGGAGCGAAACGCCGTCAACGCGGAGATGGAATCCCTCAAATACAGCGACGGACGGCGCATGGCCATGCTGGCCCTGTCCACGCTGAATCCGGCCCATCCGGCCTCGCGGTTCTCCGGCGGCAATCTGGAAACCCTCTCCGACAAGCCGGGCAGCGTGCTGCAGGAAGAACTGATCCGCTTTCACCGCCGGCACTACAGGGGCAACCTGATGAAGGCCGCACTGTACGGCCCGCAGTCCCTCGATGAACTGGAAACCCTGGCCCGGAAGGAACTGGCCGCCATCCCCGGAGACGGGGCGGAAATTCCGGCTCCCGCCGCGCCGCCGGTCACGGACCAGGAACAGGGACTGATCTTCGGCGTGCGTCCTGTGGGCGAAGTCCGCAGCCTGACGGTGGAATTCGTCCTCCCCGGCTTCCAGAACGACCGGACATCCAAGCCGGTGCAGGCCCTGGCGGCCGTGCTGGGGACGGAAACGGAACATTCCCTGGTGGACGTACTGCGCCGGAAGGGTCTGGCGCTGGGCCTTTCCGCGGGCGGGGACACGGAAACCCTGCGCAACGGCGTGTCCCTGTCCCTGTCCGTGCGGCTTACGGAAAAAGGGGACCAAAACCGGGACGAAGTGCTGGGCATGATCTTCGCCTATCTGGAAATGCTCAGAACGCGCGGCATCGGCCCGGAATATTTCGACCAGACGCGGGACATGATGAACATGGAGTTCCGCTTCGCGCCCATGAGCAGCGGTTTCGATTATGTGCTGGGAGCCGCCGGACTGATGCTGCGCTACCCCGTGGAGGATGTGAACTACGGCCCCTACAGGATGGACGCCTTTGCACGCGAGGCCGTGGCCGGCATCCTTTCCCGGATGACTCCTGACCGCGCCCGCGTCTTTCAGGTGGGGATGGATCAGCCTGCGGACAAAAAAGCATTCTTCTACGAAACCCCGTACAGTGTGCGCCCCATCGGGCAGGACGACCTGGCCCGCTGGAAGGAAGCCGCCCGTGCGGAAGAGTTCCGGCTCCCGGTGCTCAATCCCTTTGTGCCGGACGATTTTTCCCTGGTGGCAAGCGCCCCCGGAAAGCCGCACAGGCTCGTGGACAAGCCCGGCCTGCGCGTATGGCAGGCCGCTTCCCGATTCCGGCACGAACCCAAAGCCATCCTCCTGACCCGGCTGCAATCCGCGCACTTCTCCTCCACTCCGGCCCAGGAGGCCATGCAGGGTATCCTGCTCGAACTGTGGAACCAGAACCAGGCCGGGCTGCATTATCAGGCCCAGGAGGCCGGGCTCGACCTTTCCGTATCCGGCGACGGAGGGCTCCTTGTCCGCATCGGCGGCTTCAGCCAGCACCAAGCCGACCTGCTGCCCAGGGTTCTGGCTTTTCTGGATCAGAAAATCGGTCCGGAGGCCTTCGAACAGGCCAGGGCGGAATACCTGCGCGGCCTGGCCAACATGGCCAAACGGGGCGTTTTCGGCCAGGCCATGCAGACCATGGGCAATCTGGTGCGCGTGCCTTCCTGGAGCCGGAAAAGCCTGGAAAACGCGGCCAAAACGATAACGCTTGAAGACTGGACGGCCTGGCTGCACGCCGTGCGCGGCGACATGGACTGCACGGTGTTCGGATTCGGCAATATCTCCGCCGGGACTCTGACGGATCTGGGGCGGGTCCTCGCCCCGTACGCCACGGCGTCCGGACCGGCGGAATCCCGGCGAATTCTGCCCGTTCCGGGCGTGACGGCGGATTATCGGGAAAGCATCGCACTGGAAGACAGCGTGCTGGTGGAACTCTTTCTTGACCCCGAACCCGGCGAAAACGCCAGGGCCAGGGCAATGCTTCTGGAGGAACTGCTGTCCACCCGCTTCTACAGCCGACTGCGCACGGAAGAACAGCTGGGATACATCGTCACGACGTTCCCGGTCATGTTCGCTCACTGCGCGGGCGTCGGTTTCGGTGCTCAGAGTCCCGTGGCGGGCACGGCGGAACTGGCGGACCGCTTCGGCTCGTTCTTCTTCCACGCCCTGGAACAGATGCGCGGCGTAACCGCAGAAGAATTCGAGACCGTGCGCCAGGGCGCGCTGGCCTCCATCACCAGAACGCCGGATACGCTGGAAGAGGAATTCGGATGGCTGGAGGCGGACCTGCGTCTGGGGAACGCCGCCTTTGACGGCCGGACACGCCTGACCGAAGCCCTGCGGCGGACCACCCTGCCCGAAGTGGTGCGCCTGTACGAGACCCTGATTCTCGGTCCGCGCGGCACGCGGGTGCTGATTCAGGCCCAGGGACAGCGCTTTCAGGACGCGGGATTCGCCCAAAAATCCGGAGCCGTGGAAGTGACGGAACCGGAAGGCTTCCAAGCCCTCATGGGAACACAACGGTATCGGGGATTGTAG
- a CDS encoding uracil-DNA glycosylase, with translation MPGLDHFFKLLRAAPAGAVFNPWYQRDLEHDASPGAPGIRRAQLRAYLEERRQARIILLAEALGYQGGHFTGIPMTSERLLLGHLRPQGLEPGMVFSGPARRTSRESLKSSGFTEPTCTVVWKSVCEAGLDPRMVILWNAFPWHPYKPEKGMLSNRTPSDTELVLARPVLKALHDYVPGAAVLAVGRKSGRLLADMGVMAGELRHPANGGAGLFRAQFMRAAKLFSGNVDTRGTGDILK, from the coding sequence ATGCCCGGACTGGACCACTTCTTCAAGCTACTGCGCGCCGCTCCCGCTGGAGCGGTCTTCAACCCGTGGTATCAGCGGGATTTGGAACACGACGCCTCCCCCGGGGCGCCGGGCATCCGCCGGGCCCAGTTGCGGGCCTATCTGGAAGAGCGGCGGCAGGCCCGGATCATCCTGCTGGCCGAGGCTCTGGGATATCAGGGCGGGCATTTCACCGGCATTCCCATGACCTCGGAGCGGCTGCTGCTCGGCCATTTGCGTCCGCAGGGTCTGGAGCCGGGCATGGTTTTTTCCGGTCCGGCCCGGCGCACCAGCCGCGAAAGCCTGAAGTCGAGCGGCTTCACGGAGCCCACCTGCACCGTGGTCTGGAAGAGCGTGTGCGAGGCGGGGCTCGATCCGCGCATGGTCATTTTGTGGAACGCCTTTCCCTGGCATCCGTACAAGCCCGAAAAGGGCATGCTCAGCAACCGCACACCTTCCGATACGGAACTGGTGCTGGCCCGCCCCGTCCTTAAGGCCCTGCACGACTACGTTCCCGGCGCGGCGGTATTGGCGGTAGGGCGGAAATCCGGCCGGCTTCTGGCGGACATGGGTGTCATGGCCGGGGAGCTGCGCCATCCGGCCAATGGCGGAGCGGGGCTCTTTCGCGCCCAGTTCATGCGGGCCGCGAAGCTATTCTCCGGAAATGTTGACACTCGCGGTACAGGGGATATTCTGAAATAA
- a CDS encoding nitroreductase family protein, which produces MKYTASYTPDFSTRDAHPGVNPLFPERWSPRSFSGEPIAAGDLAVIFDAARWAPSAYNEQPWRILTSTPETFDTFLGLLVEPNQKWAKSASLLGFILARRNFTHNGAPNDWAVFDCGAAWVSFTLQASSLGLHTHCMAGIKKDDVYKAFAISREEFEVVAGFAMGVLAAREKLEKPYIDWEKPSPRKSLDEIWKRGAW; this is translated from the coding sequence ATGAAGTATACGGCTTCCTACACGCCAGATTTCAGCACCCGCGACGCCCATCCCGGCGTCAACCCGCTCTTTCCGGAGCGCTGGTCGCCGCGCTCCTTCTCCGGAGAGCCCATTGCCGCCGGAGATCTGGCCGTCATCTTCGACGCGGCCCGCTGGGCTCCGTCTGCGTACAACGAACAGCCCTGGCGCATCCTGACTTCCACTCCGGAGACCTTCGACACTTTTCTGGGCCTGCTGGTGGAACCCAACCAGAAATGGGCCAAGAGCGCGTCCCTGCTCGGCTTCATTCTGGCCCGCCGGAATTTCACCCATAACGGCGCGCCCAACGACTGGGCCGTGTTCGACTGCGGCGCGGCCTGGGTGTCTTTCACCCTTCAGGCCAGCAGCCTGGGGCTGCATACCCATTGCATGGCCGGGATCAAAAAAGACGACGTTTACAAGGCCTTCGCCATTTCCAGGGAAGAATTCGAAGTGGTGGCCGGTTTTGCCATGGGCGTGCTGGCAGCCAGGGAGAAGCTGGAAAAGCCGTACATCGACTGGGAAAAGCCTTCCCCGCGCAAGTCGCTGGACGAAATCTGGAAGCGGGGCGCCTGGTAG
- the metG gene encoding methionine--tRNA ligase → MKSFFISTPIYYVNARPHLGHGYTTIVADSVSRFHRLKGDMTYFLTGTDEHGDKIVQAAEAGGRTPEVYADAISQLFRDLWPDLEIANDDFIRTTEERHKQCVQEVLQRVFDNGDIYFDEYGGHYCYGCERFYTEKELVDGKCPDHQTAPAFIKEKNYFFRMSKYLEPLRRHIEEYPEFIQPEGYRNEILAMLREDLGDLCISRPKTRLTWGIELPFDRDFVTYVWFDALINYISALGYPDGEKFRKYWPGAHHLVAKDILKPHAVFWPTMLMSAGIPLYKGLRVHGYWTINEAKMSKSLGNVVAPLDMARKYGLAAFRYFLLSEMTFGQDSSFSEEALVNRFNADLANDLGNLFSRTLSMTHKYFGGIVPECAALEDMDREVLTVGHNAMANFQDQFEHFQFSKALRSLWDLIRHLNKYIDSAAPWTLYKNGDSTRLGTVMYVVLEGMRKVALHLWPVMPSASETMLAQLGVKFSLGDADLEGEANSWFGLAPGTAVEEKSNLFPRQEKDAAKIQSSPEATSLVNTPHIEFEDFAKVDLRVGTVLAAKVHPAADRLLVLEIDAGEEEPRQIVAGLAEFWKPEELAGRQVVMVANLKPRKLRGLVSQGMVLAVKQENGLQLLTPTGKVANGSRVS, encoded by the coding sequence ATGAAATCTTTTTTCATATCCACACCCATCTATTACGTGAACGCCCGCCCGCATCTGGGGCACGGCTACACCACCATCGTTGCCGACAGCGTGAGCCGCTTCCACCGTCTGAAGGGCGACATGACCTATTTTCTGACAGGCACCGACGAACACGGAGACAAAATCGTCCAGGCCGCGGAAGCCGGAGGCCGGACGCCTGAAGTCTATGCCGACGCCATCAGCCAGCTGTTCAGGGATCTCTGGCCCGATCTGGAGATCGCCAACGACGATTTCATCCGGACCACGGAGGAACGCCACAAGCAGTGCGTGCAGGAGGTGCTGCAACGCGTCTTCGACAACGGAGACATCTATTTCGACGAGTACGGCGGGCATTACTGCTACGGCTGCGAGCGGTTCTACACGGAAAAGGAGCTGGTGGACGGCAAATGCCCGGATCATCAGACAGCTCCGGCCTTCATCAAGGAAAAGAACTATTTTTTCCGCATGAGCAAATATCTTGAACCGCTCCGCCGGCATATCGAGGAATACCCGGAATTCATCCAGCCCGAAGGCTACCGCAATGAAATCCTGGCCATGCTCCGGGAAGACCTTGGAGATCTGTGCATTTCCCGGCCCAAAACCCGGCTGACCTGGGGCATCGAACTGCCCTTTGACAGAGATTTCGTGACCTATGTCTGGTTCGACGCCCTTATCAACTACATTTCCGCGCTGGGTTACCCCGACGGAGAAAAATTCCGCAAATACTGGCCGGGAGCCCATCACCTGGTGGCCAAGGACATCCTGAAGCCCCATGCCGTGTTCTGGCCGACCATGCTCATGTCCGCCGGCATCCCCCTGTACAAGGGGCTGCGCGTGCACGGATACTGGACCATCAACGAAGCCAAGATGTCCAAAAGCCTGGGCAACGTGGTCGCCCCTCTGGACATGGCCCGGAAGTACGGACTCGCCGCCTTCCGCTATTTCCTGCTGTCGGAAATGACCTTCGGCCAGGACTCCTCCTTCAGCGAAGAGGCGCTGGTGAACCGCTTCAACGCGGATCTGGCCAACGACCTGGGCAACCTCTTTTCGCGGACCCTGTCCATGACCCACAAGTATTTCGGCGGCATCGTGCCCGAATGCGCGGCCCTTGAGGACATGGACCGGGAAGTGCTGACCGTGGGCCACAACGCCATGGCCAACTTCCAGGACCAGTTCGAGCATTTCCAGTTTTCCAAGGCCCTCAGATCCCTGTGGGATCTGATCCGCCATCTGAACAAGTACATCGACTCCGCCGCGCCCTGGACCCTGTACAAGAATGGAGACTCCACCCGGCTGGGCACGGTCATGTATGTGGTGCTGGAAGGTATGCGCAAGGTGGCCCTGCATCTGTGGCCGGTCATGCCCTCGGCCAGCGAAACCATGCTCGCCCAGCTGGGCGTGAAATTCAGCCTCGGCGACGCGGATCTGGAAGGTGAAGCCAACTCCTGGTTCGGCCTTGCTCCGGGAACAGCCGTGGAGGAAAAATCCAACCTGTTCCCCCGTCAGGAAAAAGACGCCGCAAAAATCCAGTCATCCCCCGAAGCTACGTCACTGGTGAATACGCCCCACATTGAATTCGAGGACTTCGCCAAAGTCGACCTGCGCGTGGGCACGGTGCTCGCGGCCAAGGTTCACCCTGCGGCCGACCGGCTGCTGGTGCTGGAAATAGACGCCGGAGAGGAAGAGCCGCGGCAGATCGTGGCGGGTCTGGCCGAATTCTGGAAACCGGAGGAACTGGCCGGACGGCAGGTGGTCATGGTGGCCAATCTGAAACCGCGCAAGCTGCGCGGGCTGGTCTCTCAGGGTATGGTTCTGGCCGTGAAGCAGGAAAACGGGCTCCAGCTGCTGACCCCCACCGGCAAGGTGGCAAACGGCAGCAGGGTGTCCTGA
- the ricT gene encoding regulatory iron-sulfur-containing complex subunit RicT has product MAQYAGVSFKRHGQIYFFTTSPFVLNMRDRVLVKTEEGIGFGEVMSLRDTLPEGLDAGTLKPIYRPATQEDLDIWQENQELAGESKKFCQQCVSRFGLDMKLVDVEIYFDKSKMIFYFTAPGRVDFRELVKDLVRAYRTRIELRQIGVRHETQMIGALGGCGEICCCRRYLRNFAPVTIKMAKDQNLFLNPAKISGVCGRLLCCLAYEKDNYADFQNRAPRIGRKYMTTHGAMKTLRANMFRDSVSVMNEAGEELDFSLDDWNAMLSPDQPRMAGHGDVSGEIPAELAALADPETRSAKRPRRAFRSQQNRPPRHEGDRQDAGRKQPERTERNEPHPRPQRQEARPPRSSSRPEAEERRDPRRRDRRRKSGTPRDGGQSPAPAE; this is encoded by the coding sequence ATGGCGCAATACGCAGGCGTTTCCTTCAAACGCCACGGACAGATTTACTTTTTCACGACCTCGCCCTTCGTGCTGAACATGCGCGACCGGGTGCTCGTCAAAACCGAGGAAGGCATCGGCTTCGGCGAAGTAATGAGCCTTCGCGACACCCTGCCCGAGGGCCTCGACGCCGGGACGTTGAAACCCATCTACCGCCCCGCCACTCAGGAAGATCTGGATATCTGGCAGGAAAACCAGGAGCTGGCCGGAGAATCCAAGAAATTCTGTCAGCAATGCGTGTCCCGTTTCGGACTGGACATGAAACTGGTGGATGTGGAGATCTATTTCGACAAGAGCAAGATGATCTTCTATTTCACCGCTCCGGGCCGGGTGGATTTCCGTGAACTGGTCAAGGATCTGGTCCGGGCCTACCGTACGCGCATCGAGCTCCGCCAGATCGGCGTGCGCCACGAAACCCAGATGATCGGGGCATTGGGCGGCTGCGGGGAAATCTGCTGCTGCCGCCGGTACCTGCGGAACTTCGCGCCGGTGACCATCAAGATGGCCAAGGACCAGAACCTGTTCCTCAACCCGGCCAAGATTTCCGGAGTCTGCGGCCGCCTGCTGTGCTGTCTGGCCTACGAGAAGGACAACTACGCCGATTTCCAGAACCGGGCCCCGCGTATCGGCCGCAAATACATGACCACCCACGGGGCCATGAAAACGCTCAGGGCCAACATGTTCCGCGATTCCGTCAGCGTGATGAACGAGGCCGGAGAGGAGCTGGATTTTTCTCTGGACGACTGGAACGCCATGCTGTCACCGGACCAGCCGCGCATGGCCGGCCACGGGGACGTGAGCGGCGAAATTCCGGCCGAGCTGGCCGCTCTGGCGGATCCGGAAACCCGTTCGGCCAAACGCCCCCGGCGGGCTTTCAGGTCGCAGCAGAACAGACCTCCCCGGCACGAGGGCGACCGTCAGGACGCCGGGCGGAAGCAGCCGGAGCGCACCGAACGGAATGAACCGCACCCTCGCCCACAGCGTCAGGAGGCCCGCCCGCCCCGCTCTTCATCCAGACCGGAAGCCGAAGAGCGCAGGGACCCGCGCCGCCGCGACAGGCGGCGAAAATCCGGGACACCCCGGGACGGCGGCCAGTCCCCAGCTCCGGCGGAATAG